Sequence from the Temnothorax longispinosus isolate EJ_2023e unplaced genomic scaffold, Tlon_JGU_v1 HiC_scaffold_42, whole genome shotgun sequence genome:
AGGGAAGAGAGCTGGATTTTCGAGGGCTGTACTTTTCGATAATTTATGCCAACGAGCTCGCCTCGGCTCCGGCTCGACTTTCCGAGAAGCAATTCCCTTCGCCATGCCCACACGGTTGCCCATCCGCGAAATTCCGTCCGGCGAAATAAGTTTCGATTCATGCGCGCGTGGCGTGTCGCGACATTTTCTTTATCCGAATTTGTAATCTGGTCTCattcgatttatttaaaatcccCGAACAAGATTCGCCCACGACATTGAGGCACTTAAATaaccatttaaattttaaggaTTGTTTAAGATAAAGCAGATTGGAGCAActtaacaatgttaaaaaattttgttacctTTTGTGAGGAAATATATTCGTCTGGTCCCTCAAAGAATCTCTTCGAAACAAAGTATGCCCGAATACTCGAATCGAAAATTTCGATTATACTGAGCAAACGTATAATGATAAACGGAAACGTGACCGATCAAGGGCGAAAcgggaaaagaaggaaaaagataaaacaatgaaacaatttaataacacCAATACGCGGTGGGCGGGAAAGAAAGTGTGTACCCGTATTTATAGGTGTTCCAGTAAGGCAGGTAGTAGTACGTGGAAGGATTTAAGATACGCGAGACCAAGCCAAGTCCGTAGCTCGGATGCAGATGATCCAAGATTATAGACATTAGGGACATTAGCCTTGGCTTTATGCGATTCTTCGGTGGCCCCGGGGTCCTCCGGCTCTGCATTCGTTCCTCGCGCATATATACGCGTGTGCACCGTGCTGCGTCCGCGTGAAATAATCTAGCGGCGTTTTCCCGACACATATTCTGCGAACCGTATACAGATAACACTTGTGGTAtcgtttaaaaattcaaaggtGCAGCCTAAGAAACTTCCAAAGATTTCTATCGACGACGCctaatatacgtaatataaacGCGAAAGAAAGCACGCATCATCGGTCAAGGGAACGTGTTCGCGCGGCGCGAGAGGGTAAATCGTCGACGAGGTAGGTGTAGAGCGAGAGGGCGAGAGCGAGCCGCAATCGAAAGACGAATGAAACGTCGAAGGCGACGATTACGGGAGTGACTATCCTATAATCCACCGGCGAGGATGGTTTCTTAGATCCTGTGCTTGATTGGTAATTGGATCCTACTTCGGTGCAGGGAGGTATATATCTGCGGATGAAGAAGGTCGTTTACCTCTTTCGATGGAGCAATCTTCTCACGACGAAATAGTTAGTCCGAGATCGAATCATTCACTTCCTCCGCTTCCGATTTCGCATCGATCATGTTTATCGCGGAATTACCAAGCACGTAACAAagatgaattaataaaataactctATCAAGGGATGCTGAGAGTAATAACGATCTAAAAGATTAAGAAACAAGTCATTTaactgtattaaaaaattttccgattactttttcgctcttttttaacgtttaatttttGCGTTACATCTTTAGCATGCCTTCTCGCATATAAAATAAGACATCACAGAGACGGCGTGCTCGCTTCGAGATCCACAACGTTCATACCTAAGGAGAAAGCCAAATCGGAGGAGCAAACCGCAGGGATGTGTCGCGGTGGTTTAAGGATGATGAAGGCGGGACCTGGCATTCCTCGACGGACAACCGCAGACAGTGTCGACACGGTTGCATAAACTCAATGGTCCATTACCGACAGTGTTTACGATTTTTCAATTACTGACTGGCTGATGGAGGATCATCGTTACGTCGAAGACAAGGTCGTCCCATCAAAAAGATTCTCGATAGGCAGGTATATATGCGATTAAGCCGAGAAGAAACggctaatattatattataatattttatcgatccAACCTTAAGAATATCATGCATAACGAAAGTTtccaaaaacattttaaatacaaaaaaatccTAACATATTCCTAAATTATAGAAGATTATACTAGCTTCGCAGAAAACATTTTCCCTTTTGATCGAAATAATCGATAGAAGTTATGACTGCAGCTCATGTCCGCGGAAAATTTTGCGCAAAAATTTCGCGTCATGTCATCCGAAGTATTCAACCGCGAAGCTTACACGCTAAAAGGAAGCCGCTGGAGATTAACGCACGTGCAATATTGCGAGGTTGCAGGTGTAGTCCGCACGTGATGGACGTCTACTTAAAGATTCAGATACTAAAACACCGTCGCTCGGGAACCTGCGTTTGTACTAAGCTGCCTTTTCTTCGGTAAAGTTTTCGCCATTTTCTATTATCGGCTTTGATAAATGGATTTCCGATTGGTGAGTCTTgttccttttattatttaagttatttgACATCCGCGCGTTCAAGCCATCtatcaaaatttatcatatctaTCAGACCCATTCAATAtcattcaatatattataagtaacaataagtattataaaaagataaaagccAACGACACAAATCTAAAGTCTATATGATgtggtaataaataaattcaagctgtttttttcaaaatacgaatatatattctttttattaattcgcgGCTTAAAGATCAACTTATCTTCCGAAACCCAAGAGGCGATGTTACTAAATTCGCGttatcgcgataaaaaaaaaacatcagcCACTTGGGGCGCAACTTTGTGCAGTTAAACTCGGGCGGAGAAGCGTTCGAGCAGGTGCAAAGGATTCGAGCGGACAGTTTTACCTCGGAAATAGAGCAGCAAGAGATAGAATGCGCCTTGATGACTCAGGCTAGGTTCCATTCTGAGAAGAGCGAAACCTCAAGCGAACGGGGTTTCGCTCTCGTAtagaaattagtaataattatataggaCTAGCACCTGCACGCAGGTGCAAAAACTCGGGGGAACGCTCGTTGCTGTCATGGTGCTCGTGCTCTCTTGGACGAGCAGCCATGAGTCATTGTCGAAGCGAGAGAAACATCTACCCGAACCGGATATACCTTTGTACCACGGTTGCTTGTCGATGACAAGCTAAAGCGGAAAACGAGTCATCCCAATAGAATGCATCTCGTGACAGAAATTAACTTTAGCAAAatcgcaataaaaaatttctcagtGTCAATATAATATGACATTTAATAAactctaattaatataatttaattagtagCTTTGTGaccaattaatatatttaaaaattaatctattttatccTAGAATGTTATTTTAGGAGAGCttcagtttaatttaaaataaaaatttccaacaCAAATAAAAGTCTCTTCTGTGTAAAATGGAAATAACAGCTTTTTAGGTTTAAACTGCGAAGTAGCGtatggaaatatatatttgcaatattgtCCAAGTCAGTAGAACTTACGCGTTAAACACGCATCATGcataatgtatacatttaGTATATGTATTTAGTCACCGATGGTGACCAACTCGACTTCGCAAGTATTTCTGACAAGACAATACACTTTCTAGTTCAAGTTACGTTTAGTAgtctttgaagaaaaaaattcgcgaaaggaattaacattaataacgAGTACGATTGACTCAATcgtcaattaattttgttctgtcgaaaataaaatctcgaataaggaaattatttaacaaccaAGAGACGATAAATATctctataaaaagaatataaatctATAACGTAGTATAAACACGTACTGACAATGAAATCGCGTGATGCAAATTATTTCGGTATAAAATACAGACttgaatttaatgtaatattaattcaagaaaaatgtatattacatataaaagcaGTTAATGTTgctttacataaaaattttgatatagcTAAAAAGTTCCTACttcaaattcaaaataaagattacttcaatctctcttccttttttcaaaaatatattgcaatactttttttataaaaacttaatcTCTTTAGTcgacgaaataaaattaactgagATCTTTATAGACCTTCTAAACCAATATATGTAATAGCAAAACAATTATaagctattattttaatacattatttgatacaataattgaaatattgtatatatttgtataattagtACACCgcaatgttttataaatgtaaacatataaatgtaagaTTATTTGCGATATTAAAAGATGCGAAAAATTCTAAGCAAATTTTGACTTACCCTTCAGCTGCGTGGTCTCGATCGCGAACATGTTGAGCGCCAAGAGCTGAAGTAAACGAGTACCAGGAAGCGGTAGTGGCGAATGTTGCAATAAGGCTCTGAATTCCTTCAGCATTTGAACACCGGCTTCTTGAAAAGTCTccattctaaaaaaaaaaaaagaatacaatcTTTTTCGTATTCTTGCAGCGTTTATATTTTgtagcataaaaatataatcgacTCTGAATCCAGGTTACTTAATTCTACTTAATATATCAGATATCGATTTTAAAGAGACCAACTGATGAAAAATCGAATGAATTAACTAATTTACTTAACctatttttatcgttaaataacgatatatatttaatataagaaatcaaatggcgacaattttagataattaacgAACAATTTTTGCTCGCTTTAAGTGATAAAAGATTTACGTGTAATTAtgtatagttaaaaataacaactCGATATCACTTTTCATATCcgttgaaattttaaacattttaataattaaaattttgatctaTACAGAGTATTTTTAGAATGGTGCAAAATTCATAAGTACACTCTCTTTGATCATTATGAAAACCACTCAATCATTTTCGATCAACACACTGAAATATCAATAGCTCTTGAGTAACAAGCAATTCAAAATACTATCCATTTTCCTCCACCTTTGGAAATTATACACGCACAATGGGGACGATTAACGGCACGGAAAGGGTGAGCACCCACGTATAAATGTCTCTTCAATCGATCTTGGCTCTAAGTAATCGAGTTTAGATCGAAATCGGTGAATCTGCGACCCACGTCGGCGGCTAATCCGAGACCGGTGATAAAGGAGGACGAAGGTGGCCACGAGGTCTAGAGCCGCCGAGGGGGCATCCTCGTAAACACGGCAACGGGAGACCTCGCATAGCGGACACTATCTTTCCCACAGCCTCTTTCCGCGTGGCGTAccatctatatttatatatattgtatatgtatatacacacaatgTATTAAATCTGTGTAACGTCTCACTTGATATctcacccgcgccgcgccgagttTGTAATTCGGAATATTCGTGATGCAACCTCCTTTCAATCCTTCTCAACTCCTCCCATTATGTCCTACTTAACTATTTCCATTAGCTTTAAAAGtagaaatttctaaatatgGAAGAAATCAAATAACTACTTCTAATGTTATCATTTCACgccaaaaatgtttttaaaaatgtagaaattttaattgaactttttaactttaatcttttatcagagagaatttatttaaatgtatcatttataataattttttctagtAATCATCTTGATACCGTTGATTACAACTATAATGCCATACAGAATATCTTTCAGTAcaatataattgtacataaagtttcttttttttacctctTTCTTAccgagtttatttttaatacttataagaattttagaatccacattttacatttttatcctCGAATCAACTTCATTTATATCcgacattttataaaatttgaactcttggattttataaattctgatTCTCTCAGTcactatttctatttctggTCTccgattatttaaaagaagtataaattctctttcaaaaataaaatgaccaAGACCGTTCGATGCGCTCGTCACACGTCTCACTTGAAAAATGGTTTGATGGATATTACACAGTAAACGGTTACGGGAAAGTAAAACTAATTCGATCTTCAAAGAGAAATGATAAAAGGACTTTATAAACGCAAAAGGGAAAGGGTTTACACTCACAAATAATTGCGCACTTACTTCCAACCGCAATTACCATACTATTTTTGCTGTGTCAGAAGGAATCAATAAGCAAGTTTCCGTAATTCACCGTACGGACAAACGTCCATAAGGAATTGTTGATAGCTCTGTAATATTAGTGTCCGGCAAAATGACTGACAAGAAAGACATTTGGAAAAGTCGGTACTATCTTATCCTTAGaacttatatgactatatcgGGTATATGGCCGTACAGTAGACTTGGCGTCAGATACATACGCTTTATACCGACGTTTATATTCTGCAGTAGTATTCTGATACCCcaggtaaattttaagattaacGCTTACCGAGAAAACAATTCACtggtaaattatttatgtcatcGCAAACGAATTGGTTcttagtttctttttttaaataaaaactttgacGTATTGATATGCGTTCCACACACAATGTTGATTCCAAAATAGTTACTGTACGTGATAGTTGCCAAGGATATCACCAATATGATAGAGAGTGTAACAGCAGCGATGATCAGTATAATATTCAGCTATAAAGTAGCGAGCATAatgtttaacaaaaatgtGAGTAATAATACTAGCAAGTTCAATTTCGTTTGCGTTACGTAATCGAGCTGTTTCTTCTCTAAATTGTTAATTCAATGAAAAACGTATAagcgtatatttatatagataaagtCTTGTCTTAAAACAATAGAGGAGGATTGGTTGTCATTAAATACAGATACAGAAAAATCTATTCTGCAACGCCATACCGAATACGGACAATATCTAACGACGTCTTATGCaggtacgtatgtatgtatcatAGAAAACATGTAGgtgtactttttaaatgtgtGTACACACAATTATGGCGTCTATATAATAGCGCATTTattacttccgtaattttttaaatttgtaaattatttatacttttcaaatcgtaaaatttgcatacaatatataattattataaaaaagatgcCCTTGTTTATTCGgaacaaatgtttttaaacCGTGCAAGAATTTCAAAAAGACGATAAAAGTGTATGGAAAGAACTTGCTGATACATATCATTTTTTCTAGTTTTCATGCATATGACACAAGTTTTTTACTTGGTCAAGCCAGTCGTCCTGACGCTCTTAGAAACCGATGTCGCGAATTCTACGAAGACGTCTATATCGAAGTTGCCGTTTCGCGTCGAGTACGGTGTGGACATAGATCGATACTTCTATCCAATAACGATTCACTGTTACCTAGCCGTATTCGCTCACGTGTTTAGTACAATCGCGGTTGACTCTTTATATTGCACATTGATCCAGCATGCTTGTGGGATGTTCTCCATTATTGGGTAAAAATATCAGGATCCAGAgctaacaattaaaaattacgataagagtattatttttttgcaccAACATTTTGGTGCGCTTCCAGACACGTGCTAGAGGAAATTGGTAAAAATAATGACGCTAATTTTCGTCTGACGCTAAACAAGAGAGAAGACAGTGATTACAAGACGGCATTGAGTTGCTTACGTAGACATCTGCAAACAATAGAGTGCGTATTAACGAAAATGTGTAGTAGATCttgattagaaataatatccagcaaatcgatatcgatatttctaTGTTTGTTTGTATCTGTGCTCAGATTCGCAATTTTGTAGATTCGCGGAACTAATCGAGTCTacgtttacaaaaatatttcttatcagCGTTAATCTAAATATGATCGGTGGAAGTATGACCGGTATACAGGTATGCATCAATCTCTATATCACTATATTTTACcactgaataaaaaatgtcgTAACTCGATTACAATTAATAGGATAAACTCAGGTGAGATGGCCATAGAGGAGAGACGGGCTACCCATGTTCTCTCAATCTAGCTATTCTAGCTAGCCAGCTAGTATCGAATGGACCATCTCTCCTCTAAGGTCACCTCATCCGAATTTATCCTATTTCacaagaataataattgtacTTTCAATAACGAATGCATAATTTTCGGAATGTCAGGTATGCTTGCACctcgaaaaaataatatataatcgaaaAAATCAGAGATTtagtttaaaagtttttttaaaaggAATTAAATTCGTGTTTCAGATGGTGATGAATTTAAACAAAGGTGTTAGAGACGCAGCAGCGCCTATGGCTATTTATATTGCGCAACTTGTTCATATCTTTCTACAATTCTGGCAGGCACAGTTTCTGTTAGATTACAGTATTATTCCATGCGAATCCATGTAAGAATGCAAGTTTCTTCTGTCTTATCGCTAGTTGTATCTAAAATGATATACACAAACTTTACTCTGCGTTATAGCTGCAGAGGAAACTGGTACTATACTTCGAAGAGATGTCAAAggctttttcttttaattatgaCTAGAACTATAACGCCGTGCAGAATAACTGCCGGTAAAATCGTAACTTTATCAATCGAAAGCTTCGGTGCGGtaagtaaaaattgaataattatttttaaattatcgatttttaaaaactgCAGCATGTCTCAAGTGatttcgaatatatatatatatatatatatatatatatatatatatatatatcccgaaaaaattataaaaagattacataatatcggatttttattttttaaaggttCTGAAAACGATGATGTCTTATTTTACGGTGCTACGTTCCTTCCAGTGATGATACTATCATCGAAGTAaccatacatacataattaacAATACGCCGTTAGcagaataaaattgtgtataaaatttttctttgtatctATCTGGATGTcagtattataatacaattagcGCTGAGTGTTaatctgaaaattaaatctctagacttaattaaaaattaaattaaatctctaaatttttaaatccaaATCTCatcgcatacacacacaacacaTTATCTACATTCTACatcaacattatttatatgtaataccTCAATTTTTAGAACGTACAAAAATTATgctatataattctataatatctgTTATTTCTCCGTTCTTTACTTCTgtttactttttccaaatattCTAAAGAAACTTACAATTGTCTTGCTAGaggaaatacaaaaaatgattaatgcattcgttaaattttaccgttgaaaaattaatcggTGCATAATTTGCAtctaaataacttttaaaatttttcagaaatcaCGATCAATTTCCGAATCGTTGTATTTCACGAGACCGATTCCAATAAGCTAGTGTATCTTTCAATAGGCTGAATGAATGGGTAGGCCCGAGAACGTGCCACTTCGCCAgataagaagagagaagaagagagaaagagagatctcTCGCGGCAAGTTGCGCCGTTCCGACTTCTATGCCAACGTACCGTTATTACGTACTCTCGATTAAACTCCGAAGAATGCCAAGTAATCGCTTAACCCCTTCGGCTCCCGTGGCTTCACCGCGTAATGAATCACCCGGATCGCGTTCCTCGGCCGCGAGGAGGCGAAACATCGGGCTCTACGGGGACACGACAGTCGCTGATGGTCCTCGATTGTAAACCCCGATGTTTCTGCCGAGGGTAGAGAGAGAATGCCGAAGAGGCCACTATTCCCATCGCGTCTACACACGCCGCGAGCGATAAACGCGGCTGCTGAAATCGGACACCTCTAAGCGCGGCCAGCGGCGCGAATCAAGGCGCACACTCACACGCTCGTTTGCCCGCTTCGTTGTTCGATCGGTCGAAAAAGACCGTTAGCCGCCGACTGAAATCAAGTTGGTACGCTACCATCCCACATCGCGTGGTATAATCGTCCGTATTTATTCGCGCCATTACTGATGCCGACGATGCCGCAGCCCCGAACAAGAGAGTAAAACGTGACGAAGCGAGGTGCAATTCTGCGCCAAGCACGCCAGTTTTTGGCAGCGCTCGAAGGTACGACCTCGTTATCGTATATTAAAACGATCGACTAACAAACAACACTATGTTTGATATATATtcgaattttttgtattaaagcTTCAAGGGGaattaaaataagagacaAATTTGCATCGAATATTTTCTCGAAGTTACGAGAAACTGGAAATAAACTAGAATTACCTGCTTTCCCTCTTCGCTTTGAATGGCTCGGactactttatttaatttcagattcAACTGCGATATGCATATTCAACCATTGCGACGTTACTTTaagttcattaatattaaatgataatttgtataaatgcTCTCAGAATGAAGTCTATGAATTAAAAGTAAcattaagatattttacgaGCTGCTcctatatataagtataaataactcgaaacttttttaattttttgaaaaattgaagttGTGTACCTACTACACAAACAAAACTTTTAACGTTACtataaaaaactatatatatataaaaaactttatataaatcatatctTTATTGTGACACATATCGAAACTTTTTCTATGTCAAGAAAATTTAGCacgcgaaaaaaattatgtgtataatcGTTccaacataaatttttaacacaaCGTCGACATGTCCGACGCTACTGACACAAAGATGGACGGACGCGAGTAACTagtaattttcatattactCAAGCATAATCGTAAATCTGTATAGCGTTAATACCACTTAGCCAGATACATTATGGTATCGGATCTGATCG
This genomic interval carries:
- the LOC139824534 gene encoding uncharacterized protein, with the protein product MTDKKDIWKSRYYLILRTYMTISGIWPYSRLGVRYIRFIPTFIFCSSILIPQLLYVIVAKDITNMIESVTAAMISIIFSYKVASIMFNKNIKSCLKTIEEDWLSLNTDTEKSILQRHTEYGQYLTTSYAVFMHMTQVFYLVKPVVLTLLETDVANSTKTSISKLPFRVEYGVDIDRYFYPITIHCYLAVFAHVFSTIAVDSLYCTLIQHACGMFSIIGHVLEEIGKNNDANFRLTLNKREDSDYKTALSCLRRHLQTIEFAELIESTFTKIFLISVNLNMIGGSMTGIQMVMNLNKGVRDAAAPMAIYIAQLVHIFLQFWQAQFLLDYSIIPCESICRGNWYYTSKRCQRLFLLIMTRTITPCRITAGKIVTLSIESFGAVLKTMMSYFTVLRSFQ